The Girardinichthys multiradiatus isolate DD_20200921_A chromosome 11, DD_fGirMul_XY1, whole genome shotgun sequence DNA window CAATGTCGGCTTGCTTAGCGGACACAAAAGGTGAGGACAGCATCGGGACAGGACAAGGACAGCTGCTGAGCCGAAGTGGAAGCTCTGTATTAATTAACCTTTATGAGATGCAGCCAGGACTGTCGGAGGTGCCCTGTATCCACGGAAACCACGCTGACAGGGTTCAGAGCAGAGGTCTCCCAGGGCAGCATCGCTGACACTGTCAAGGCAACTGGCACATTGTGCACCCCAATGTCACTGACTCTGCCCTCCTGACAATGGTGTGCTGTGACAGGTGCCCCTGATCTTTGAGCCAACCAGTaatacacatgcaaacacacacaaacacttgaCAGAGGATTACAACTTGTCTAATATTGATATCCTTGCTTTGTTTCCCTGCTGCCTCTGTTTTATAGCAGTGACCTCCCTCCCGTTGGTCCTTTCAGGTTTTGCTTTTGTCTTTTGGAAAACATTACATTCTCAGTCCAAATACATAGACATTGTCAGAACGCTTATTATTATGTATGTTTTATGAATATCTCTATGCCTGATCATAGTCAGCATAACCGTTTGAATGCTGATTCCTCTTTTCCTCACTAGATCAGATAAATATAGTCAAGACTAAATAGTGATGCTTGTCATATTTCCCCTGTATCATTATTCCTCTAAAGACATTGGCAAAATGCTGAGCAGTGTCTGAATGACTTGTCAAACCACTTTTAGCACTGATGAAAAGTCATCATTTTCTCATATTTCAGGGCCACTTTTCTGTTAAACACCATTCAAGTTTGCAGATATTTATGTATAGTTCTGTTAAGGTTCTAGCAGTCCTGTCCAACTGCAGGACTGGTCAGTAGTTCTGTTACATATGTACTGCTATATTTGGCGTCCTCATCCTGCTTCACTTCCtgcctcacatttgactctagaatactttATCATTCAAAGAGCTCATAACTTAAAGCTGGCCAGTTCTGCAGCTGttaaacaagcccaaatcattagccctccaccaccatgcttgacagttagtATGAGGTATTTGTGCTGATGAAATTGTGAGAATTTTAGTGTATTGTGGCACTACTTCACTGTCTCTGCACCTGTGGCTTGGTGAATATAAGCTCAGGTTCCGTGATCTTCGAGCAGACATGTTAAGCTAAAGGTAAACTCTGAAATCAGGCATGAGTCAGGGTCTTTTTGTATGAATATTCTCACATCTGGAAAAAGGATAAAAATACACTCTGTCATTTTTATAAATAGGTTTCTAAGTTTAGTTTTTGGCTTGTACcgcattttttttaacttctggCCCATGTTCTAGAGAGATGAGGCTTTCTCTTGGTAAATAAGCAATACGTGTTTGGAAATGTTGccaagagaaaaaagaaccaaAGACTCACTCTACACTGACTGTCATGCATTCTATCATTTACTATTCTAACTGGAGCCTGTAAAGtcaattttttaattttccttctcaatttcttttttcaattagttattttgtttttgcagtttttagaGCATTGCGCAGTTTAACCTTTAAGTTGGCAGCTGTCTTGAATGAGTCCCCTTGTTATTAAGCTTTTCCTCTGTAGAGTGATGGACGTATGACCCTGCTCAGAAGTGGTGTAACGATAGATtcagagaacagaaaaaaaacgcTAATTGGTTCATGTGAACATGAAATGATTTTAGTAATATCTTTGGGGaaaagaatttcttttttttttacaaaaaatgctgaggtttgaaaaataaactgttgtTTAAAGATTCAGTCCAGAATTGATCAGTCTATATTTTGCTGTTTTCATGCTTGTCTCTGTCTAAAgattaaagcaaataaaatattaaaaatgctttttcttattaagattaaacaaaagtttcataaatcttaaattgttttgtttcaaagaaaCTAAAATTATCCAGTTAAAGCATTTCAGATTGTAAACTAGAGATTAAATGCAGTCCAGTCTCATTTATAAACTGTGACACAGCTGTTAGCACCAGTATAAGCAGTGAAGCAGATGCTAACTTTAGCATCATAGCAGCTAACATTTAGCCAGTTATTCTTACAGTGATTGCAAATCTTTGGTATCCTTTCTGACACTCAGCACACACATACGATATAAAAGTGGTTGGGGCCTCTCTAATGGTAATGTAACTGATGGTTGTCAGACATCTTGAAAAGCAGTCAAGAACTGTTTACTTTCTTACTTCAATGTAAGAGTCTAAAAAACAGATACATCGTGCCCAGCTTAAAGCTCTCACCTTTAAATCTGGGCCTCAAGATAAAaacttttcattcattttcaccTTGACAAGAAATTATTTGGAATTTAATATCCCAAGATCGTGTGCTAATACATCTCATCACACTCCTAAATGATAAAGGTCTCTGCCAATGTCTTTGCTACTTGGCAACGTGTTAGCATTCACACTTGTGTTCCAAAGCAGCAAACTGCCCAAACAACCTCCTTCATAGAAGTTAACACACTGATAACAACTTTCTTGATGTCTATAAAAGCAGTATGGATAGACTCGATCTTGTTAGGGCTAAATTGACCAAGTGAAATTCACATAAAAGTTTTATGTCCTGGTACGTAAAATCTTGCAAGTGAACCTGATTGTATGTCCTCGTGCTAATGTACATTGATGTGTTTAAGCCTGAGTGCTTAAATGATTGCTGGTGTGtttgtgggtgggtgggtggttggtTGGCTTTTGCTCTATTGAGACCGTGGGTTGCGTTGTGTGAGATGTAACTCAAGAGCATAAGAAGACAGGAGGAGGTAGAGAGAGATAATCCGCTGAAATGACAACGTGCATAAAAAATTATGCACAGCTCTCACAAGGCCCTTCACTTTTGAAAGACGCAGCTGGAAGAGGCTTGCTGCTCGAGACCTGCTCAAGGTAGTTGGCTTGAATTTTCATTTCGGATCTAATCAAGGCTAATCTACATTTGTCGCCTGTTGGGTGGCTATGAGGGAAGAGTGCAGAGAGGAGAATGAGCCGTGTGcagtcagtctgaaatgttgctAAGTAACAGAGATGGGAGACAAGGTGGGGAAATGAATGTGATATAGTGCACTGCAAATCCATGCTTCTCACACGATTTCttattttcctccttttttcccTCCCCCCTGACTATCTCTTCCTCCCTCTTTTCCCTCTCGCTCATTCCTATAGGTCACCCTGCAACACACTGTGAGATCTGCAAAGCATAAAGGCGCCACTGACAGAGCAACAGCCAAGCTGAAGGACAGACACCCTGGATATCAACAACAAAGGATTATGCCAACATCTCTGTCGTAATTCCCCTGACTTCTCCACTGCTACCCATGTGAGCGTGAAGGTGGGCCTCCTGGGATCCTGTAGCATTTAAAGGCATACAACAATGCCTTGGAGACTTGCCTTACCCTGCATCTCTCCAGCCATGGTTGCTGTTTCACCATACTAAGCCAGCCACAGAAAGGGATCAGATACAGCCAGtgtatccatccttctatccatcctaTTTTCATCCTCTGTACTCACTCTTTGCAACAGCACAACATCTTTTTAGTATTTAACAAGTACATGCCACTGTCAATCAGATGACTTGGACAGCTATCATTTAACAGTAGCATTGCTGAGCTATAAGAAGGGATCTGAGTATTGAACATGACTCATGGGGAGGAGCCTGGCCCTGAGACACACAAGGATTCAGCTGTACTAACTTATCTGGAAGGTTTACTGATGCATCCAGTAGTGGCCGGGCCTGGGGCCACGGCAGGTGGGAGATCCGAGGCTTCCAACAGCAATCAGGAGCAGGGCAACAAAGCTGTTGGGCCCTTACCACTACCAACCCATGAACCAGCAGTACCCAGGGCTGGAACCAATGGGCCCAAGCTAGGTTCTTCACAACACCTAAAGAAGGCTCGGTTGCTGCGCTCTGGGGCATGGAATGATCCAGGGAACCAAAGAATGTGTTCACCTCCAGTAGAGCTCAATGGCCAAGCAGGAACCCTGCAAAATTGTGCCCTGGAGGGATCTCCCCATGCTGGAGAGAGCACCCTGTTGGCTTCGTTGCTTCAGTCATTCAGCTCAAGGCTTCAGAGTGTAGCAATGTCTCAGCACTCTAGTAAGCCCTCTGGAGAGTGTTCTTCTCCGTCCAAGGCACCAGCTACAGATAAAGAGCAACTACCTGTTTATGGCACAGCCTCAAGTCGCCTTAAAGGCCTAATGAGAAAGAGCAAACTTCAGAACCACAACAACACCCCTTACAGCCGCCGGGGCCACAATCAGGACAAGCCACCAGAGTCCCCTAGGTCAGTACACAGTGCCACGCCTCCTGCAGCTCCCACAGTGGCCGAATCCGTGTCCTGTGCAGAACGTTTGAAGGCCGTAGCCAACATGGTTAAAATCCGTTCCAGTCCTGCACCCTCACCCAAGCCAAGCATAGCTTGCAGTCAACTCGCCCTCCTTCTGTCCAGTGAAGCCCATCTCCAACAGTACTCCAGAGAGCATGCACTCAAAGCCCAGCTGTCAGGAAGATCCGCCAGTGAAAGACTGGCTGCCATGGCAAACCATCAGCATGGTCAGGACAATAGGCCATCAAGTGTGGGGGGGTCTTCAGACACAGTAAGCTCATTATCAACCCAAAATGGAATGACAACAACCACAATAACCACAACACTCCCTCGAATGGCTGTGACCAGTCCTCAAAGCCCCTCGCTGCAGAGAAGCCAAAACTCTCCACCCACTCCTCCACATGCTCCAAGCCTGCCTGCTAGGGAGAAGCGAGGCTTTGACACACGTCCAACCCGCCCACCCCAAACGTGCAGCAGCTTGCTTCTGCTACTGCTAAACAACCACAACAACCAGAAGCAACTGACCAAGAATGGGCACCTGGAGGACATCAGTGGCATTCCACCACCAAGTGGCTCCTCTTCAGTCACATCAGACAGTGAGTGCTCTGTCCATGAGCGGGGCACTACCAAGGACAGCAGTGATGCTGAGAGTTCCTACTCCGGTTGTTCTCCCATTGATCTCTCCATGAGAGGCCGCAGCAGTTTACAGGACAGAGGGCCCAAAAATACACcccctttctcctcctcctcaaaCTCCATGTTCTCTTCTTCTACCACTGTGTTCTCCTCACCCTCTGTAACAATCTCTCCTCAGGCTTCTACCCAGCCTCCCACTACATCTTTTTCTCCTTCCTCTATGGCTGTGTCTTCTGTATCATGTGCTATGTCTTCATCCTCATCTTCCTTTTCTACTTCTTCCCTAGACAAACTGACCGAATCCTTAATAAATAAGTGGAAGCCAGAGCCATCAAGATCAACTGTATCCAAGAACAAGGAGCCTGAAATAAACCCAGACCCAAAATCCCACCCTAAGGTCACACTCATGCAGCTTCTTCTTGAGCGCAGAAATAATGAGATGGCTAATAAGAGCACAGGTAGACAGGATTTGCCCCTTGATATAACTATGGCCAACATGTCACGAAAACAGCCAAAGGGGTCAATTCTTTGGGAGGAAAGCCCAACAAAAAGCCCCATTGAAAGGCCTGCAGGCCCATCCCAGTCCCTATACTCACTTAGTCGTGACCCAAGTGCCGCACTGTCCCCATATTCATACCCCTCTCCACATGTCCAGTCCAGCCCACTTGATTTGTGTAAGTCTAAAACCTTCCCTGCTGAGAAGGCTTCAGAGCCTGCCTTCAGTGCCAGTAAACTGTTACAGAATCTGGCTCAGTGTGGCACGACTTCCACCCCCCCACCTATCCCCTCTGGAAAAGGGTTGAACCAGGAGCTCAATGACAGCAGGCCCCATGCACTGCTGGAAAGGCTCAATACTCCTGTCAACAGGACCACCCCTACACCGCTCTCTGATGGAGCTTCAGGCAGCAGCACACCTTTTAGTCGTAAGGAACCTTCCCCACCTTCTTCACAAATTGAGAACCTTCTGGAGAGACGCACTGTGCTACAGCTCCTTCTAGGCACTGGTTCAGCTGGTGCTACAGCCAGTCGCAAAGACAGACCCAGTGGGAGTGGCAGAGGGAGTGCTGAGATGGAGGGGGGTTGCTTTGAGAGGAGCCCAACTGCCTCCATCCTCTGTGACAGCTCCAATGGGACTCCTTTGGATGTAAAAGTAAAATCAGAGCTTACAGAGGAGGTGGGGTCATCACTTATTAAGTCTGAGGACTTGAGCAGCAAAAAGAGACTGAGTGCTTACGAGAAGAATAGCCCACTCTCCGACTCTCAGCAAGAGTTGAAGACAGAACCAAGGCCTGCAGAGGTCATAGCAAAATATGGCCTCCTCAGCCAGCTGCTTAAACAACAGACTGCTACCTATTATACCAGTGCTGCTTTGCAGGCAGAGTCACAATCCAGACAAGTCAAAGAGGAGCAGAGGGACTATCCAAACCCCAGTCCTAAAAGGAGACGCATTGGCTCTGAACAAATAGATAGCTTGAACAATATCAGCTCTCCAGGAGCAATGGACAGTGGTAACACTTCTGCTTCTTCTACTTTTCATGTAGAACCTGAGCAGCAGAGGTGTCTGAAAGAGGAGGAGCTTCCACCAAGCGAAACCCCAACCAGAGAGAGTCGTGGCTTCAACGTTTTAAAACAGCTGCTCCTCTCTGACAACTGTCTAAAAGAGCTGTCCCAGCAGCCACGTGGGGGGGGCAGTCCCTCTATCCTGCAGGCCAGTGGCAAAGCCAATGGTAACATTCTTAGTCAGTCTACCCAAAATCATAGCTTCCTCCACCTGCCCAGCTGGCACCCTCATAGTTCCCACAACTCAGGGCTTCCAAATCATCTAAGACCACTGCCCACCCCTCCTGAAGGCCACAACCCCATCCGCCCTGCCCCATGGGTACGCCAGCCGGTTCCATGGCCCATCGCTCAAAAACGAGAGCCGCCTACTTTAATCAAACAGGAGCCTGAAAGCCCCATGCGGTGGAGCAGTCAGGAAAATGATGGTGTGGACGAGGGTTGCGAGTCAAACCCAGACTCCCCGCGGCTTTCACGTTCCAACCCGATCCTGTACTACATGTTGCAGAAGGGCAACATCCAGCTGAACAAAGAGGCACCCGACCAGGCAGAAGGTGCCCGGCCTGTGTTCAGAGTCAAAGAGGAACCAGTCAATGACATGCACGCCTATGAACGCAGCCGGAGCTCCACCCCTCAATCACCAACCCACAATGACAAGCACAGCCATGATGGCCAGGGCTTGAGCCAGTCGTCCCAGTAAACAGTTGTATCAActagaaaaacatacaaagtgGAATCAAATCCATTGATTCcttcttgttttcatttttgtgtaCCTTGCCAAGTtggtttgatgagaaaatgacttatcccctttttttttttattttaatgaaaaagtGTACCGCTGTCTCAATTTTTAAATAGCTCCATCATGGAATGGTAGAAAAGTGATCCAACCAAAACTACACAGTTTAGTCCCTACACATTATCCATTATTTTGCACTACATTCATTTATGTAATTTCAAGtcctccttttttattttcatgttgtaCACATTTATTTC harbors:
- the nrip1b gene encoding nuclear receptor-interacting protein 1; protein product: MTHGEEPGPETHKDSAVLTYLEGLLMHPVVAGPGATAGGRSEASNSNQEQGNKAVGPLPLPTHEPAVPRAGTNGPKLGSSQHLKKARLLRSGAWNDPGNQRMCSPPVELNGQAGTLQNCALEGSPHAGESTLLASLLQSFSSRLQSVAMSQHSSKPSGECSSPSKAPATDKEQLPVYGTASSRLKGLMRKSKLQNHNNTPYSRRGHNQDKPPESPRSVHSATPPAAPTVAESVSCAERLKAVANMVKIRSSPAPSPKPSIACSQLALLLSSEAHLQQYSREHALKAQLSGRSASERLAAMANHQHGQDNRPSSVGGSSDTVSSLSTQNGMTTTTITTTLPRMAVTSPQSPSLQRSQNSPPTPPHAPSLPAREKRGFDTRPTRPPQTCSSLLLLLLNNHNNQKQLTKNGHLEDISGIPPPSGSSSVTSDSECSVHERGTTKDSSDAESSYSGCSPIDLSMRGRSSLQDRGPKNTPPFSSSSNSMFSSSTTVFSSPSVTISPQASTQPPTTSFSPSSMAVSSVSCAMSSSSSSFSTSSLDKLTESLINKWKPEPSRSTVSKNKEPEINPDPKSHPKVTLMQLLLERRNNEMANKSTGRQDLPLDITMANMSRKQPKGSILWEESPTKSPIERPAGPSQSLYSLSRDPSAALSPYSYPSPHVQSSPLDLCKSKTFPAEKASEPAFSASKLLQNLAQCGTTSTPPPIPSGKGLNQELNDSRPHALLERLNTPVNRTTPTPLSDGASGSSTPFSRKEPSPPSSQIENLLERRTVLQLLLGTGSAGATASRKDRPSGSGRGSAEMEGGCFERSPTASILCDSSNGTPLDVKVKSELTEEVGSSLIKSEDLSSKKRLSAYEKNSPLSDSQQELKTEPRPAEVIAKYGLLSQLLKQQTATYYTSAALQAESQSRQVKEEQRDYPNPSPKRRRIGSEQIDSLNNISSPGAMDSGNTSASSTFHVEPEQQRCLKEEELPPSETPTRESRGFNVLKQLLLSDNCLKELSQQPRGGGSPSILQASGKANGNILSQSTQNHSFLHLPSWHPHSSHNSGLPNHLRPLPTPPEGHNPIRPAPWVRQPVPWPIAQKREPPTLIKQEPESPMRWSSQENDGVDEGCESNPDSPRLSRSNPILYYMLQKGNIQLNKEAPDQAEGARPVFRVKEEPVNDMHAYERSRSSTPQSPTHNDKHSHDGQGLSQSSQ